The following proteins come from a genomic window of Gossypium raimondii isolate GPD5lz chromosome 5, ASM2569854v1, whole genome shotgun sequence:
- the LOC105767503 gene encoding peroxisomal fatty acid beta-oxidation multifunctional protein AIM1, which produces MVLFPTINEACRVLDEGVVARASDLDVASVLGMSFPSYCGGIMFWADIVGSKHIYLSLKKWSERYGSYFKPSRYLEERAMKGMPLSVAVEAKSSLKWNSKL; this is translated from the exons ATGGTATTGTTTCCAACGATTAACGAAGCATGTCGTGTTTTGGATGAGGGTGTCGTTGCTCGAGCATCAGACCTTGATGTTGCATCTGTACTCGGAATGAGCTTCCCATCCTACTG TGGTGGTATCATGTTCTGGGCAGATATAGTTGGGTCGAAGCATATCTATTTGAGCCTCAAGAAATGGTCAGAAAGGTACGGTAGCTACTTTAAACCATCGAGATATTTGGAAGAAAGAGCCATGAAAGGCATGCCACTG agTGTTGCAGTAGAAGCAAAATCATCTCTAAAATGGAACTCAAAGTTGTAG
- the LOC105765781 gene encoding inositol transporter 4 isoform X1: MRLALSAGIGGLLFGYDTGVISGALLYIREDFEQVDRKTWLQELILSMAVAGAIGGAAIGGWISDRFGRKRSILLADVLFAVGALVMAFAPAPVMIILGRILVGLGVGMTSMTAPLYISEASPARIRGALVSTNGLLITGGQFLSYLINLAFTKTSWTWRWMLGIAAVPALFQLILMLSLPESPRWLYRQNKEEEARSILEKIFPANEVDDEMNALKLSVEAEKADEHAIGDNLIQKLKGALSNVVVRRGLYAGITVQVAHQFAGFASNETALALSLITSGLNAVGSIVSMVFFDRYGRRRLMLVSMVGIILCLVSLSIIFLEAASHAPKVNQLDTNSIPNTTCCSYISTPKPSSGNCMSCLKAGCGFCSNTANEYSPGTCLELTTKQRDWCRGTWFKDGCPSEFGFLAVVFLGFYILSYSPGMGTVPWIVNSEIYPLRYRGIGGDLAAVSNWISNLMVSLTFLSLTKALGSAGTFFLFGGVCVIGFSFIYWLVPETKGLPIEEVEKMLESGYKPKLLRAKSKDKTHLFCPK, from the exons ATGAGGCTTGCATTGTCAGCTGGTATTGGAGGCCTCTTATTTGGTTATGACACAG GAGTGATTTCGGGTGCCCTGCTTTATATCCGTGAGGACTTCGAACAAGTCGACCGAAAAACATGGTTACAG GAGCTCATACTGAGTATGGCTGTAGCTGGTGCTATCGGTGGTGCAGCAATTGGAGGATGGATAAGCGACAGGTTTGGCCGGAAAAGATCAATTTTGCTTGCCGATGTACTATTTGCTGTGGGCGCCTTAGTTATGGCATTTGCTCCAGCACCAGTAATGATTATTCTTGGAAGGATTTTAGTGGGTTTAGGGGTCGGAATGACTTCAATGACCGCACCTCTTTATATTTCCGAAGCTTCTCCTGCTCGTATTCGAGGCGCATTAGTTAGTACTAACGGTTTGCTCATTACAGGAGGACAGTTTCTGTCTTACCTCATCAATCTGGCCTTCACTAAG ACAAGTTGGACCTGGCGTTGGATGCTCGGGATCGCAGCGGTTCCAGCACTCTTTCAATTGATCTTGATGCTGTCACTTCCCGAGTCCCCTAGATGGCTTTACAGACAA AACAAGGAGGAAGAGGCCAGATCCATCTTAGAGAAAATATTTCCGGCTAACGAAGTTGATGATGAGATGAATGCCTTGAAACTCTCCGTCGAAGCGGAAAAAGCCGATGAGCATGCCATTGGTGACAACCTGATACAGAAGCTGAAGGGTGCTTTAAGCAATGTTGTAGTCCGAAGAGGACTCTATGCTGGTATAACGGTTCAAGTGGCTCATCAGTTTGCAGGATTTGCTTCAAACGAGACAGCATTGGCACTTTCGTTGATCACCTCCGGTCTTAATGCCGTTGGCTCAATcgtcagtatggttttctttgaCAGATATGGTAGGAGAAGGTTGATGCTTGTTTCCATGGTTGGTATCATCCTTTGCCTCGTGTCGTTATCGATAATATTCCTCGAAGCTGCCAGTCATGCTCCGAAAGTCAACCAACTTGACACCAATTCCATACCCAACACTACATGTTGTAGCTATATATCAACCCCGAAGCCTTCATCAGGGAACTGCATGTCTTGCTTGAAAGCCGGTTGCGGATTCTGCTCGAATACAGCAAACGAG TACTCGCCTGGAACATGCCTGGAACTCACCACGAAACAAAGAGATTGGTGCCGTGGGACATGGTTCAAAGACGGTTGTCCAAGCGAATTCGGGTTCCTGGCGGTTGTTTTCCTAGGATTTTACATCCTTTCCTACTCACCAGGAATGGGAACTGTTCCATGGATTGTGAACTCGGAGATATATCCACTGAGGTACAGAGGCATTGGTGGGGATTTGGCGGCTGTTTCTAACTGGATATCCAATCTCATGGTTAGTTTGACATTCCTAAGCCTCACCAAAGCTCTTGGTTCGGCTGGCACATTCTTCTTATTTGGTGGGGTTTGCGTGATTGGGTTTAGTTTCATTTATTGGCTTGTGCCTGAAACCAAAGGGTTGCCGATTGAGGAGGTGGAGAAGATGCTGGAGAGTGGTTATAAGCCGAAGCTCTTGAGGGCCAAGTCTAAGGATAAAACCCATCTATTTTGTCCAAAATAA
- the LOC105766964 gene encoding uncharacterized protein LOC105766964 — translation MKMITCDRATYDAAVMAHKKYEPFLNKSIDHYDEMALVVGKDMATGSFARTFADIDLDDGNEDSMPVDCDNEEVEEVRTNVSSSGTSKRKRKSVQKEKVFKKVSLMNKLNLWVNNLAKLLMLWNNLLPIRHHSFTNK, via the exons atgaaaatgatcacatgtgatagAGCGACATATGATGCAGCAGtgatg gcacacaagaagtatgagccatttttgaataaaagcattgatcattatgatgaaatggctttggttgttggcaaagatatggcaacagGGAGTTTTGCCAGAACATTTGCTGACATAGATTTGGATGATGGTAATGAAGATTCAATGCCTGTAGACTGCGACAATGAAGAGGTTGAAGAGGTAAGAACAAATGTATCTTCATCTGGCACAtccaaacgtaaaagaaaaagtgttcaaaaagaaaaagtgttcaAGAAAGTCTCattgatgaacaaattaaatttgtgggtgaACAACTTGGCAAAGTTGCTAATGCTTTGGAACAATTTACTGCCGATAAGACATCACAGCTTTACAAACAAGTGA
- the LOC105765781 gene encoding inositol transporter 4 isoform X2, whose translation MIRVISGALLYIREDFEQVDRKTWLQELILSMAVAGAIGGAAIGGWISDRFGRKRSILLADVLFAVGALVMAFAPAPVMIILGRILVGLGVGMTSMTAPLYISEASPARIRGALVSTNGLLITGGQFLSYLINLAFTKTSWTWRWMLGIAAVPALFQLILMLSLPESPRWLYRQNKEEEARSILEKIFPANEVDDEMNALKLSVEAEKADEHAIGDNLIQKLKGALSNVVVRRGLYAGITVQVAHQFAGFASNETALALSLITSGLNAVGSIVSMVFFDRYGRRRLMLVSMVGIILCLVSLSIIFLEAASHAPKVNQLDTNSIPNTTCCSYISTPKPSSGNCMSCLKAGCGFCSNTANEYSPGTCLELTTKQRDWCRGTWFKDGCPSEFGFLAVVFLGFYILSYSPGMGTVPWIVNSEIYPLRYRGIGGDLAAVSNWISNLMVSLTFLSLTKALGSAGTFFLFGGVCVIGFSFIYWLVPETKGLPIEEVEKMLESGYKPKLLRAKSKDKTHLFCPK comes from the exons ATGATAA GAGTGATTTCGGGTGCCCTGCTTTATATCCGTGAGGACTTCGAACAAGTCGACCGAAAAACATGGTTACAG GAGCTCATACTGAGTATGGCTGTAGCTGGTGCTATCGGTGGTGCAGCAATTGGAGGATGGATAAGCGACAGGTTTGGCCGGAAAAGATCAATTTTGCTTGCCGATGTACTATTTGCTGTGGGCGCCTTAGTTATGGCATTTGCTCCAGCACCAGTAATGATTATTCTTGGAAGGATTTTAGTGGGTTTAGGGGTCGGAATGACTTCAATGACCGCACCTCTTTATATTTCCGAAGCTTCTCCTGCTCGTATTCGAGGCGCATTAGTTAGTACTAACGGTTTGCTCATTACAGGAGGACAGTTTCTGTCTTACCTCATCAATCTGGCCTTCACTAAG ACAAGTTGGACCTGGCGTTGGATGCTCGGGATCGCAGCGGTTCCAGCACTCTTTCAATTGATCTTGATGCTGTCACTTCCCGAGTCCCCTAGATGGCTTTACAGACAA AACAAGGAGGAAGAGGCCAGATCCATCTTAGAGAAAATATTTCCGGCTAACGAAGTTGATGATGAGATGAATGCCTTGAAACTCTCCGTCGAAGCGGAAAAAGCCGATGAGCATGCCATTGGTGACAACCTGATACAGAAGCTGAAGGGTGCTTTAAGCAATGTTGTAGTCCGAAGAGGACTCTATGCTGGTATAACGGTTCAAGTGGCTCATCAGTTTGCAGGATTTGCTTCAAACGAGACAGCATTGGCACTTTCGTTGATCACCTCCGGTCTTAATGCCGTTGGCTCAATcgtcagtatggttttctttgaCAGATATGGTAGGAGAAGGTTGATGCTTGTTTCCATGGTTGGTATCATCCTTTGCCTCGTGTCGTTATCGATAATATTCCTCGAAGCTGCCAGTCATGCTCCGAAAGTCAACCAACTTGACACCAATTCCATACCCAACACTACATGTTGTAGCTATATATCAACCCCGAAGCCTTCATCAGGGAACTGCATGTCTTGCTTGAAAGCCGGTTGCGGATTCTGCTCGAATACAGCAAACGAG TACTCGCCTGGAACATGCCTGGAACTCACCACGAAACAAAGAGATTGGTGCCGTGGGACATGGTTCAAAGACGGTTGTCCAAGCGAATTCGGGTTCCTGGCGGTTGTTTTCCTAGGATTTTACATCCTTTCCTACTCACCAGGAATGGGAACTGTTCCATGGATTGTGAACTCGGAGATATATCCACTGAGGTACAGAGGCATTGGTGGGGATTTGGCGGCTGTTTCTAACTGGATATCCAATCTCATGGTTAGTTTGACATTCCTAAGCCTCACCAAAGCTCTTGGTTCGGCTGGCACATTCTTCTTATTTGGTGGGGTTTGCGTGATTGGGTTTAGTTTCATTTATTGGCTTGTGCCTGAAACCAAAGGGTTGCCGATTGAGGAGGTGGAGAAGATGCTGGAGAGTGGTTATAAGCCGAAGCTCTTGAGGGCCAAGTCTAAGGATAAAACCCATCTATTTTGTCCAAAATAA